One Apis cerana isolate GH-2021 linkage group LG15, AcerK_1.0, whole genome shotgun sequence DNA window includes the following coding sequences:
- the LOC108003356 gene encoding uncharacterized protein LOC108003356 — protein sequence MKTIVVIFAFCICVNAMTIEELKTKLYDEQEACKAESGIDEQKADNVNSEVDFDVEDEKVQLYSKCLIRKFNSVDENGNFNENIIRELTSLYLDENEVNQLITECSSYFNTSDDDINLKFSKLMKCFEKYKTMKGILNF from the exons atgaaaactatCGTGGTTATTTTTGCCTTTTGCATTTGCGTTAATGCAAtg acaattgaagaattaaaaactaaattatatgATGAGCAGGAAGCTTGCAAGGCAGAATCTGGCATTGATGAAC AAAAAGCAGATAATGTTAATAGTGAAGTCGACTTTGATGTAGAAGATGAGAAAGTTCAATTGTAttctaaatgtttaataagaaaattcaattcc GTTGATGAAAATGGAaactttaatgaaaatataattcgagaACTAACGAGTCTATATTTAGACGAAAATGAagttaatcaattaatcacCGAATGTTCATCGTATTTTAATACCT ctgatgacgatataaatttaaaatttagtaaaCTAATGAAGTgttttgagaaatataaaacaatgaaaggaatattaaatttctaa